The following coding sequences lie in one Komagataeibacter sucrofermentans DSM 15973 genomic window:
- a CDS encoding NADH-ubiquinone oxidoreductase, with product MSCPGPVHVIGANGRSGLALCRALQAEGRDVVPIVRDRARWQATHLPMPARLADLAHDPGRLRHALLDATTIVLTAHARHLPAVIAAAPPQARLVALGSTRIFTRWPDAHAHGVLHGAQALARSGRDGVLLHPTMIYGATGENNVQRLAALMRRLPVLPLPGGGRARLQPIWQGDVTRALLAAIGRAWHGPHSLVIAGGDQVSYRDFTRMVAVAAGLRPRPVLPVPGAVLMALARFRLPGLPTITPAEVRRLMEDKIFDITPMRAQLGLTPLPLAAGLARTFGAAAIC from the coding sequence ATGTCCTGCCCCGGCCCCGTGCATGTCATCGGGGCCAATGGCCGCTCGGGGCTGGCGCTGTGCCGGGCGCTGCAGGCCGAAGGCCGCGATGTCGTGCCCATCGTGCGCGACAGGGCACGCTGGCAGGCAACGCACCTGCCCATGCCCGCCCGGCTAGCCGATCTTGCGCATGACCCTGGCCGCCTGCGTCACGCTCTGCTTGACGCCACCACCATTGTCCTGACCGCCCATGCCCGACACCTGCCCGCAGTAATCGCAGCGGCTCCCCCACAGGCGCGACTCGTTGCCCTGGGCAGCACGCGCATCTTTACCCGCTGGCCCGATGCCCATGCGCATGGCGTGCTTCATGGCGCGCAGGCGCTGGCCCGCTCGGGCCGCGATGGCGTGCTGCTGCACCCCACCATGATCTATGGCGCAACGGGCGAGAACAATGTGCAGCGCCTCGCCGCCCTGATGCGCCGCCTGCCGGTGCTACCGCTACCCGGCGGCGGACGCGCGCGGCTCCAGCCCATATGGCAGGGTGACGTGACCCGTGCGCTGCTCGCCGCCATCGGGCGCGCGTGGCATGGGCCGCACAGTCTGGTTATCGCAGGGGGGGATCAGGTCAGCTACCGCGATTTCACGCGCATGGTTGCCGTGGCTGCGGGGCTGAGGCCGCGCCCGGTGCTGCCGGTGCCGGGTGCCGTGCTGATGGCGCTGGCGCGTTTCAGGCTGCCGGGGCTGCCCACCATTACGCCCGCCGAGGTCCGGCGGCTCATGGAAGACAAGATTTTCGACATTACCCCCATGCGCGCGCAACTCGGGCTGACGCCCCTGCCGCTGGCAGCGGGGCTTGCGCGCACATTCGGGGCCGCAGCTATTTGCTGA
- a CDS encoding aminotransferase, producing the protein MKPANAMLSGLPTTIFSVMSALAVEHDAINLGQGFPDTEGPADLVDAAAAALRDGRNQYPPLAGLPELQGAVARSNARFYGIAVEPAREVVVTCGATEAITASLMALVNRGDEVVVFEPLYDTYLPVLRLLGAVVRTVRLAPPRWDLPRAELAAAFTPRTKAILLNTPMNPTGKVFTRDELEFIAGLVARHDAYAVCDEVYEHLTFAPARHVPLMALPGMRERCIRIGSAGKSFSMTGWKVGYVTAPAPLAALVAKAHQLLTFTVAPNLQRAVAVGLDKDTAYFERLAESMSSARDWLAEGLGRAGFDVLPCDGSYFLIADIAPLGFAGGDVAFCQQMTRKVGVAAIPVSAFYDDTGADIPDRYVRFAFCKKTGVISQAVQRLQNVRGQLCAENVMKMQKG; encoded by the coding sequence ATGAAACCCGCCAACGCGATGCTTTCGGGGCTGCCAACCACCATATTTTCCGTCATGTCGGCGCTGGCCGTGGAGCATGACGCCATCAATCTCGGCCAGGGCTTTCCCGATACCGAAGGCCCGGCCGACCTTGTCGATGCCGCGGCAGCCGCCCTGCGCGACGGGCGCAACCAGTACCCCCCGCTTGCCGGCCTGCCCGAGCTGCAGGGCGCGGTGGCGCGGTCAAACGCGCGTTTTTATGGCATTGCCGTCGAGCCCGCGCGTGAAGTGGTGGTGACCTGTGGCGCGACCGAGGCCATCACCGCCTCGCTCATGGCGCTGGTCAACCGGGGCGACGAGGTGGTGGTGTTCGAACCCCTGTATGACACCTACCTGCCGGTGCTGCGCCTGCTTGGCGCCGTGGTGCGCACCGTGCGCCTCGCCCCGCCGCGGTGGGACCTGCCGCGCGCGGAACTCGCAGCCGCCTTTACCCCGCGCACCAAGGCCATCTTGCTCAACACGCCCATGAACCCCACCGGCAAGGTGTTCACGCGTGATGAGCTGGAATTCATCGCAGGGCTGGTGGCCAGGCATGATGCCTATGCCGTGTGTGACGAGGTGTACGAGCACCTGACCTTCGCCCCTGCCCGCCACGTGCCGCTCATGGCGCTGCCGGGCATGCGTGAGCGCTGCATCCGCATTGGCAGCGCGGGCAAGAGCTTCTCCATGACCGGGTGGAAGGTGGGCTACGTCACCGCGCCCGCGCCGCTTGCCGCCCTTGTGGCCAAGGCGCACCAGCTGCTTACCTTTACCGTGGCGCCCAACCTGCAACGCGCCGTGGCGGTGGGGCTGGACAAGGATACGGCCTATTTCGAGCGGTTGGCCGAGAGCATGAGTTCTGCGCGCGACTGGCTGGCCGAAGGGCTGGGCCGGGCCGGATTCGACGTGCTGCCATGCGATGGCAGCTACTTCCTGATCGCGGATATCGCGCCGCTGGGCTTTGCGGGGGGCGATGTGGCCTTTTGCCAGCAGATGACGCGCAAGGTGGGGGTGGCGGCCATTCCCGTCTCGGCCTTCTATGATGATACGGGCGCGGATATTCCCGACCGGTATGTGCGTTTTGCGTTCTGCAAGAAAACGGGCGTCATTTCGCAGGCGGTGCAGCGGCTGCAGAACGTGCGCGGACAGCTCTGCGCGGAAAATGTCATGAAAATGCAAAAAGGGTAA
- a CDS encoding P-II family nitrogen regulator, with amino-acid sequence MKKIEAIIKPFKLDEVKDALHEIGLMGITVTEAKGFGRQKGHTELYRGAEYIIDFLPKVKLEIVCPDDMTERAVEAIMAAARTGRIGDGKIFITPVSEVIRIRTGERGPDAI; translated from the coding sequence ATGAAAAAGATCGAGGCCATCATCAAGCCCTTCAAGCTCGACGAGGTGAAGGACGCCCTGCATGAGATCGGCCTGATGGGCATTACCGTCACCGAGGCCAAGGGCTTTGGCCGGCAGAAGGGCCACACGGAACTGTATCGCGGCGCGGAATACATCATCGACTTCCTGCCCAAGGTCAAACTTGAAATCGTCTGCCCCGATGACATGACCGAGCGCGCGGTCGAGGCCATCATGGCCGCTGCCCGCACCGGCCGCATCGGCGATGGCAAGATCTTCATCACCCCGGTGAGCGAGGTGATCCGCATCCGCACCGGCGAGCGCGGGCCTGACGCCATCTGA
- the glnA gene encoding type I glutamate--ammonia ligase — translation MAKKAQASASVSTPSHSAEAIAKVFEIIKENAVEMVDLRFTDPRGKWHHTTQYVTTIEDDTFREGFMFDGSSIAGWKAINESDMILLPDPTTAVMDPFSAKPQLILICDIVEPSTGQFYNRDPRATAKLAEQYLKSTGLGDTAFFGPEAEFFIFDSVRFGTGPNFGTYELESIEGPGASLKDYPEGNMGHRPGVKGGYFPVAPVDSEGDLRAEMLTTMGEMGLPIEKHHHEVAQSQHELGTKFDTLVRSADFMQIYKYCVHNVAHSYGKTATFMPKPIYGDNGSGMHVHQSIWRDGKPTFGGNGYADLSDEALYYIGGIIKHAKALNAFTNPSTNSYKRLIPGFEAPVLLAYSARNRSASCRIPYATSPKAKRVEVRFPDPTANPYLAFAAMLMAGLDGIKNKIHPGDAMDKDLYDLPPEELKQIPTVAGSLREALTALESDYEFLLAGGVFTKDQIESYCEVKWQEVYTFEHTPHPAEFEMYYSV, via the coding sequence ATGGCAAAAAAAGCACAGGCTTCAGCCTCGGTTTCGACACCGTCGCATTCTGCTGAAGCCATCGCGAAGGTCTTTGAAATCATCAAGGAAAACGCGGTCGAGATGGTTGACCTGCGTTTCACCGATCCGCGCGGCAAGTGGCACCACACCACCCAGTACGTCACCACGATCGAGGATGACACCTTCCGCGAAGGCTTCATGTTCGATGGTTCCTCCATCGCGGGGTGGAAAGCCATCAACGAAAGCGACATGATCCTGTTGCCTGACCCGACCACCGCGGTGATGGACCCGTTCTCCGCCAAGCCGCAGCTGATCCTGATCTGCGATATCGTGGAGCCCTCCACCGGGCAGTTCTACAACCGCGATCCCCGCGCCACCGCCAAGCTGGCCGAGCAGTACCTCAAGTCGACCGGCCTGGGTGATACCGCCTTCTTCGGCCCCGAGGCCGAGTTCTTCATCTTTGACAGCGTGCGCTTCGGCACCGGCCCGAACTTCGGCACCTACGAGCTGGAAAGCATCGAAGGCCCCGGCGCGTCGCTCAAGGACTACCCCGAAGGCAACATGGGCCACCGCCCCGGCGTGAAGGGTGGCTACTTCCCGGTTGCTCCGGTTGACAGCGAAGGCGACCTGCGCGCCGAAATGCTGACCACCATGGGCGAGATGGGCCTGCCCATCGAGAAGCACCACCATGAGGTCGCGCAGTCGCAGCACGAACTGGGCACCAAGTTCGACACGCTGGTCCGCTCCGCCGACTTCATGCAGATCTACAAGTACTGCGTGCACAACGTTGCCCATTCCTACGGCAAGACGGCAACCTTCATGCCCAAGCCGATCTATGGCGATAACGGCTCGGGCATGCATGTGCACCAGTCGATCTGGCGCGACGGCAAGCCCACCTTCGGCGGCAACGGCTATGCCGACCTGTCTGATGAGGCGCTGTACTACATCGGCGGCATCATCAAGCACGCCAAGGCGCTCAACGCCTTCACCAACCCGTCCACCAACTCCTACAAGCGCCTGATCCCGGGCTTCGAGGCCCCCGTGCTGCTGGCTTACTCCGCCCGCAACCGTTCCGCCTCGTGCCGTATCCCGTATGCGACCAGCCCGAAGGCAAAGCGCGTCGAGGTCCGCTTCCCCGATCCGACCGCGAACCCCTACCTCGCGTTTGCCGCCATGCTCATGGCCGGCCTCGACGGCATCAAGAACAAGATCCACCCCGGCGATGCCATGGACAAGGATCTGTACGACCTGCCGCCCGAGGAACTGAAGCAGATCCCGACCGTGGCCGGCTCGCTGCGTGAAGCCCTGACCGCGCTGGAATCCGATTACGAGTTCCTGCTCGCCGGTGGCGTGTTCACCAAGGACCAGATCGAGAGCTACTGTGAAGTGAAGTGGCAGGAAGTCTACACGTTCGAGCACACGCCGCACCCGGCCGAGTTCGAGATGTACTACTCCGTCTGA
- a CDS encoding NAD(P)H-quinone oxidoreductase, producing the protein MTQPPPATMQAVTVSEPGGPDSLHIATVPVPMPRAGEVLVRVMAAGINRPDIMQRQGLYPPPPGASPLLGLEVAGEVVATGEGVPPDAFPAPGARVCALVNGGGYAQYCTVPAGQCLPWPAGFDALHAAALPETFFTVWSNLFMTAGLKPGESMLVHGGTSGIGTTAIQLVRALGGTVYATAGTDEKCTLCTTLGAKAAINYRTEDFPTRIRELTDGTGVNVILDMIGGAYMEGNLKSLAVAGRLVIIALQGGAKADGVSLARIMTRRLVVTGSTLRPREAAYKAEIARELEAHVWPLLARRAIRPLIHATFPLARVAQAHKLMENGTHMGKIMLDLQQPPRQTTGR; encoded by the coding sequence ATGACCCAGCCACCCCCCGCCACCATGCAGGCCGTGACCGTGAGCGAACCGGGCGGCCCCGATTCGCTGCACATCGCCACCGTGCCCGTGCCGATGCCCCGCGCGGGCGAGGTGCTGGTGCGGGTCATGGCGGCAGGCATCAACCGCCCCGACATCATGCAGCGCCAGGGGCTGTATCCGCCGCCGCCGGGGGCAAGCCCCCTGCTGGGGCTGGAAGTGGCGGGCGAGGTCGTGGCGACTGGCGAAGGCGTGCCGCCCGATGCCTTTCCCGCACCCGGCGCGCGGGTGTGCGCGCTGGTCAATGGCGGGGGCTATGCGCAGTACTGCACCGTGCCTGCGGGGCAGTGCCTGCCCTGGCCCGCGGGGTTTGACGCGCTGCACGCCGCCGCCCTGCCCGAAACATTCTTTACCGTATGGTCCAACCTGTTCATGACAGCGGGGCTGAAACCGGGCGAGAGCATGCTGGTGCATGGGGGCACCAGCGGCATCGGCACCACGGCCATCCAGCTTGTGCGCGCCCTGGGCGGCACGGTTTACGCCACCGCTGGCACGGACGAGAAATGCACGCTGTGCACCACGCTGGGCGCAAAAGCCGCCATCAACTACCGCACCGAGGATTTCCCCACCCGCATCAGGGAACTGACGGATGGCACGGGGGTCAATGTCATCCTCGACATGATTGGCGGGGCCTATATGGAGGGCAACCTCAAGTCCCTTGCCGTTGCGGGGCGGCTGGTCATCATCGCGCTGCAGGGCGGGGCGAAGGCGGATGGCGTCAGCCTTGCGCGCATCATGACCCGCAGGCTGGTGGTGACCGGCAGCACGCTGCGCCCGCGTGAGGCTGCCTATAAGGCCGAAATTGCCCGCGAACTCGAAGCCCATGTCTGGCCGCTGCTGGCGCGGCGGGCCATCCGCCCGCTCATCCATGCCACCTTCCCCTTGGCGCGGGTTGCTCAGGCCCATAAACTCATGGAAAACGGAACCCATATGGGCAAGATCATGCTGGACCTGCAACAACCGCCCCGACAGACGACCGGACGATAG
- a CDS encoding alpha/beta fold hydrolase, with product MLLNVIERGPEETGPDTAGRPPIVLLHGLFGRARNLGFFQRRLARTRRTLAIDLRNHGDSPHGLMDYNTMAGDLLETLAHHNALPATLVGHSMGGKVAMTPALTRPGMVHSLLVADIPPARTGHGQFALGEQMLRVPFPPFLNRAGAERLLQHYIPNTDVRALMLQNIRVGENPGWNIGLREMVDSMSNVESWPYIPEGYTYPGPTLFLAGGNSPYIRPEHYAIMRRLFPCYRLELIERAGHWLHVENPERFAELLENFVESY from the coding sequence GTGCTACTGAACGTCATTGAGCGCGGACCCGAGGAAACCGGACCCGACACGGCCGGCAGGCCCCCCATTGTCCTGCTGCATGGCCTGTTCGGGCGGGCGCGCAACCTTGGCTTCTTTCAGCGCAGGCTCGCGCGCACCCGGCGCACGCTCGCCATCGACCTGCGCAACCATGGCGACAGCCCGCATGGCCTGATGGACTACAACACCATGGCGGGCGACCTGCTGGAAACGCTGGCCCACCACAACGCGCTGCCCGCAACGCTGGTTGGCCACTCCATGGGCGGCAAGGTGGCCATGACCCCGGCCCTGACCCGGCCGGGCATGGTGCACAGCCTGCTCGTGGCCGACATTCCGCCCGCGCGCACCGGCCACGGGCAGTTTGCATTGGGCGAGCAGATGCTGCGGGTGCCGTTTCCGCCCTTTCTCAACCGGGCGGGGGCGGAACGGCTGCTCCAGCATTACATCCCCAACACCGATGTGCGCGCGCTGATGCTGCAGAACATCCGCGTGGGGGAAAACCCCGGCTGGAACATCGGCCTGCGCGAGATGGTGGACTCGATGTCCAATGTCGAAAGCTGGCCCTACATCCCTGAAGGCTATACCTATCCCGGCCCCACGCTGTTCCTGGCGGGGGGGAATTCGCCCTATATCCGCCCTGAACATTATGCCATCATGCGTAGGCTTTTTCCGTGTTACCGGCTGGAACTGATCGAACGGGCAGGGCATTGGCTGCATGTCGAAAATCCGGAGAGATTCGCCGAATTACTGGAAAATTTTGTCGAAAGCTACTGA
- a CDS encoding energy transducer TonB, with the protein MTVTLSPSSRRPDAVEPVLIPREPPPGGGLPRNGRTEQYNPPARERLLPGNAVPPPPGYRKLRPMMSGLIRPDTVETPGPGRAIAISGLLHAALLAAILIESAHHSQHGTPDATRTEPQVEMVFSPPTSSGLQGQSSPDMAGGQNAPRQQQTKEQQPSAQEKTNNPQKNSEDSSPSANASSEDTPSAPPLSDAPSDLSVPQSQQQDRFNPAMQNSGHGNRAAQQAQNQSSPNAYAALQHPMNWSLSPSPLPRRSKQGRAGGTGGPIDLSLGPVVQNGKINAPYSTTTQIKGVSDDYGEELERWIRSHLYYPEEARQAGEEGAASLHVEIDRDGHVTKVRRTGASGSFYLDAAAMSIFRNAQLPPVPPDMQGNNFPIDLTINYILLRR; encoded by the coding sequence ATGACGGTGACACTCAGTCCCTCCTCCCGGCGGCCAGACGCCGTGGAGCCCGTACTGATCCCCCGCGAGCCGCCGCCTGGGGGCGGCCTGCCACGCAATGGCCGCACGGAACAGTACAACCCGCCCGCGCGTGAAAGGCTGCTGCCCGGCAACGCCGTGCCGCCGCCACCCGGCTACCGCAAGCTACGCCCCATGATGTCGGGCCTGATTCGCCCCGACACGGTGGAAACGCCGGGACCAGGGCGCGCGATTGCCATATCGGGCCTGCTGCATGCCGCCCTGCTGGCCGCGATCCTGATCGAATCCGCCCATCACAGCCAGCACGGCACGCCCGACGCCACGCGCACGGAGCCGCAGGTTGAGATGGTGTTCTCGCCGCCCACCTCCAGCGGGTTGCAGGGCCAGTCCTCGCCCGATATGGCGGGCGGCCAGAACGCGCCCCGGCAGCAGCAGACCAAGGAGCAGCAACCCAGCGCGCAGGAAAAGACGAACAACCCGCAAAAGAACAGCGAGGATTCGTCGCCCTCCGCCAATGCCTCCAGCGAGGATACCCCCTCCGCCCCGCCGCTGAGCGATGCGCCCTCCGACCTGTCGGTGCCGCAGTCGCAGCAGCAGGACAGGTTCAACCCTGCCATGCAGAACTCCGGCCACGGCAACCGCGCGGCCCAGCAGGCACAGAACCAGTCCTCGCCCAATGCCTATGCGGCGTTGCAGCACCCGATGAACTGGTCGCTCTCTCCCTCCCCCCTGCCCCGGCGCAGCAAGCAGGGCCGTGCGGGCGGCACGGGCGGGCCGATCGACCTTTCGCTCGGGCCGGTAGTGCAGAATGGCAAGATCAATGCCCCCTACTCCACCACAACCCAGATCAAGGGCGTGAGCGACGATTATGGCGAGGAACTTGAACGCTGGATCCGCAGCCACCTGTACTACCCCGAAGAAGCCCGCCAGGCAGGCGAAGAAGGCGCGGCCTCACTGCATGTGGAAATCGACCGCGACGGACACGTGACCAAGGTGCGCCGCACCGGGGCGTCCGGCTCGTTTTATCTTGACGCCGCGGCGATGAGCATATTCCGCAACGCCCAGTTGCCCCCCGTGCCGCCCGACATGCAGGGCAACAACTTCCCCATTGACCTGACCATCAACTACATCCTGCTCCGCCGCTGA
- a CDS encoding AMP nucleosidase: protein MDTARLLQQAGHDFHAFDNADAAVARITELYDQAAGLIRHAFATRDTSGLADAVYPYLAFMPATALPPDGPRPPFDVVLEPGFYGTTLTRPALFGAYWREQIESLLRHYRTPVMVGLSRQPIPLSYVMEEAVTSLTESDLAWIQTHFALPDLHVTDDSIANCEYIPRPDVPRPLALFTAQRTDYSLARLHHYTGTAPRHFQRFILLTNYQRYVDAFREYGHAQVDAGSEYTAFVEPGEIIHTRDAPHAATHAGQNLPQMPAYHLCRPDGDGITLINIGVGPANAKTITDHLAVLRPHCWLMVGHCAGLRRSQRLGDYVLAHGYLRDDHVLDDDLPPWVPVPPIAEVQMALQDVTARVTGLHDAEVKTRLRTGTVMTTDNRNWELRLGALFTRINTSRAIAVDMESATIAANGFRFRVPYGTLLCVSDKPLHGELKLRGMANAFYRERVRQHLVVGIETMQQLRAQGVDRLHSRKLRGFDEPAFR, encoded by the coding sequence ATGGACACAGCACGACTCCTGCAGCAGGCCGGGCATGACTTCCACGCCTTCGACAATGCCGATGCCGCCGTGGCCCGCATTACCGAGCTTTATGACCAGGCCGCCGGGCTGATCCGCCATGCATTCGCCACGCGCGATACATCGGGCCTGGCGGATGCGGTCTATCCCTACCTCGCCTTCATGCCCGCCACGGCCCTGCCCCCCGATGGGCCGCGCCCGCCCTTTGACGTGGTGCTCGAGCCCGGCTTCTATGGCACCACGCTCACCCGCCCTGCCCTGTTCGGCGCCTACTGGCGCGAGCAGATCGAAAGCCTGCTGCGCCATTACCGCACGCCGGTCATGGTCGGCCTGTCGCGCCAGCCCATCCCGCTCTCCTACGTGATGGAAGAGGCGGTGACCTCGCTGACCGAATCCGACCTTGCATGGATCCAGACGCATTTCGCGCTGCCCGACCTGCACGTGACCGACGATTCGATCGCCAATTGCGAATACATCCCCCGCCCCGACGTGCCGCGCCCGCTTGCGCTGTTTACGGCCCAGCGCACCGATTACTCGCTGGCGCGGCTGCACCACTATACCGGCACAGCGCCACGGCATTTCCAGCGTTTCATCCTGCTGACCAACTACCAGCGCTATGTCGATGCATTTCGTGAATACGGGCATGCGCAGGTGGATGCGGGGTCGGAATACACGGCCTTTGTCGAGCCGGGCGAGATCATCCACACCCGCGACGCCCCCCACGCAGCCACCCATGCGGGCCAGAACCTGCCGCAGATGCCCGCCTACCATCTGTGCCGCCCCGATGGCGATGGCATAACGCTCATCAACATCGGCGTGGGGCCTGCCAACGCCAAGACCATTACCGACCATCTGGCCGTGCTGCGCCCGCATTGCTGGCTGATGGTGGGGCACTGCGCAGGGCTGCGGCGCAGCCAGAGGCTGGGCGACTACGTGCTGGCGCATGGCTACCTGCGCGATGACCATGTGCTGGACGACGACCTGCCGCCCTGGGTGCCCGTGCCCCCCATTGCCGAGGTGCAGATGGCCCTGCAGGACGTGACCGCCCGCGTAACCGGCCTGCATGATGCCGAGGTGAAAACCCGCCTGCGCACCGGCACGGTCATGACCACCGACAACCGCAACTGGGAGTTGCGGCTGGGTGCGCTGTTCACGCGCATCAACACCTCACGCGCCATTGCGGTGGACATGGAATCGGCCACGATTGCGGCGAACGGCTTCCGCTTCAGGGTGCCTTACGGCACGCTGCTGTGTGTTTCAGACAAGCCGCTGCATGGCGAACTCAAGCTGCGTGGCATGGCCAATGCCTTCTACCGCGAGCGCGTGCGCCAGCATCTGGTGGTGGGAATCGAGACCATGCAGCAGTTGCGTGCGCAGGGCGTGGACCGGCTGCATTCGCGTAAGCTGCGCGGGTTTGACGAGCCTGCCTTCCGCTAA
- a CDS encoding TIGR00282 family metallophosphoesterase, which produces MRILFLGDIVGRVGREAVISRLPALRRDLALDLVVVNGENASHGFGLSPAIGRDLLEAGADVITLGNHSWDRRDLIGHIDSEPRIIRPANYPPGTPGQGSVVVELVDGRKALVVSIMGRQFMDAMDDPFRSVTDILSRHRLGVTMHAAVVDVHAEATSEKWAMGHFLDGRVSLVIGTHTHTPTADHRIFPHGTAFQTDAGMCGDYDSVIGMGKEAAIARFVRKMPGERLQPAEGDASIAGMMVETDDATGLARRMAPVRQGGHLAPTLPDF; this is translated from the coding sequence TTGAGAATACTGTTTCTGGGCGATATTGTCGGGCGCGTCGGGCGCGAGGCCGTCATTTCCCGCCTGCCCGCCCTGCGGCGTGATCTTGCCCTCGACCTTGTGGTGGTCAATGGCGAGAACGCCAGCCACGGCTTTGGCCTCTCGCCCGCCATTGGCCGCGACCTGCTCGAAGCGGGGGCCGATGTCATCACGCTGGGCAACCATAGCTGGGACCGGCGCGACCTGATCGGCCATATCGACAGCGAACCCCGCATCATCCGCCCCGCCAACTACCCGCCCGGCACGCCGGGGCAGGGCAGCGTGGTGGTGGAACTCGTCGATGGCCGCAAGGCGCTGGTGGTCAGCATCATGGGCCGGCAGTTCATGGATGCGATGGATGACCCCTTCCGCAGCGTGACCGACATCCTCTCGCGCCACCGGCTGGGCGTGACCATGCACGCCGCCGTAGTGGACGTGCACGCCGAAGCCACGAGCGAGAAATGGGCCATGGGCCATTTCCTTGATGGCCGCGTGTCGCTGGTTATTGGCACGCACACGCACACGCCCACCGCCGACCACCGTATCTTTCCCCACGGCACCGCCTTCCAGACCGATGCGGGCATGTGTGGCGACTATGACAGCGTGATCGGCATGGGCAAGGAGGCGGCTATTGCCCGATTCGTGCGCAAGATGCCCGGTGAGCGGCTGCAACCCGCCGAGGGGGATGCCAGCATTGCGGGCATGATGGTGGAAACCGATGATGCCACCGGCCTGGCCCGCCGCATGGCGCCGGTGCGGCAGGGGGGGCATCTGGCACCCACGCTGCCGGATTTCTGA
- a CDS encoding 5-formyltetrahydrofolate cyclo-ligase, whose product MTSIANESWSTAHAKQALRGVMASRRAAFATAPGREMAEKSLQHRMVRALRAMASPGDAVALVWPLPGESELQPVMHALHADGLCIALPETTPKGHKLTFRLWRPACAMQAGRYGTSHPEGPIVQPDVVCVPLLAFDRRGMRLGYGGGYYDRTLASLPAARAVGFGFSFQEVACIPTGRYDVALPAIVTEREWIRCRGDGRTR is encoded by the coding sequence ATGACTTCCATCGCAAACGAATCGTGGTCCACCGCACATGCCAAACAGGCCCTGCGTGGCGTCATGGCCAGCAGGCGGGCCGCCTTCGCCACAGCGCCCGGGCGCGAGATGGCCGAGAAATCCCTCCAGCACCGCATGGTCCGCGCCCTGCGCGCCATGGCCTCGCCCGGTGATGCGGTAGCCCTTGTCTGGCCCCTGCCCGGCGAGAGCGAACTCCAGCCCGTCATGCACGCGCTCCACGCCGATGGCCTGTGCATTGCCCTGCCCGAAACCACGCCCAAGGGCCATAAGCTGACCTTCCGCCTGTGGCGGCCGGCCTGCGCCATGCAGGCGGGCCGCTATGGCACATCCCACCCCGAAGGCCCCATCGTGCAGCCTGATGTGGTGTGCGTGCCGCTGCTGGCATTTGACAGGCGGGGCATGCGGCTGGGATATGGCGGGGGCTATTATGATCGCACGCTGGCCAGCCTGCCTGCCGCGCGGGCGGTGGGGTTTGGCTTTTCCTTTCAGGAAGTGGCGTGCATCCCGACCGGCCGGTATGACGTGGCGCTGCCCGCGATCGTGACCGAGCGTGAATGGATCCGGTGTCGTGGTGACGGGCGGACGCGGTAG